The Variovorax sp. PMC12 genome segment CATGTGGCGCGCGAGCGCCTGAAGCAGCTTCATGCGAAGCACCACCCGCGCGGCTGAGCCTGTGCAGCCCTGGCGCATCGGCTGCGCCGGATGGAGCCTGCCGCGCGCGCTGTGGCCGGTGTTTCCGCCCGAGGGCTCGCACCTGGAGCGCTATGCGCAGCGCTTCGACGCGGTCGAGATCGACACCTCGTTCTACCGGCCGCACCGGCGCGAGACCTACGAACGCTGGGCCGCGAGCACGCCCGAAGGATTCCGCTTCGCGGTCAAGCTGCCGAAGGCGGTGACGCACGAACGACGGCTGGTCGATGCGATGCCTGCGTTCGAAGAATTTGCCGCGCAGGTCGGGGGGCTCGGGAACAAGCTCGGTGCGCTGGTCGTGCAGTTGCCGCCGAGCCTGGCGTTCGATGCCGGGGTGGTGCGCGGTTTTTTCAGCGCGCTTAGGCGCAGGCACCCGGGCGCTGTGGTGCTGGAGCCCCGTCATCGCAGCTGGTTCACGCCGCAGGCCGAGGGGCTGCTGTCTATTTTCGAAGTGGCCCGCGTGCTCGCGGACCCGGTGCTGTTCGACGAAGCCGCGGCCCCCGGCGGCTGGCCGGGCCTTGTCTATCTGCGGTTGCACGGCTCGCCGCGGCGCTACTGGTCGGCCTACGGCGACGACCTGCTTGCGCGGCTCGCGCAGCGGCTGCAGCTTGCGAAGGAAGAAGGCGCGCAGTGCTGGTGCGTGTTCGACAACACGGCCGGCGGCGAGGCGACAGGCAACGCGCTGGCGCTGCAGCGGCTGCTGGAGAATCAACGATCAACAAGAGGAGACGGAACATGAAATTCACAAGACTCTGCGCCGGCCTGGGCCTTGGCTTTGCAATGGCCGCGGCCACCGGCCTTGCCGCCGCGCAAGGCTTCCCGGGCGCCAAGCCCATTCGCCTGATCGTCGGCTATCCGCCCGGCGGCGGCATCGACTTTGCGGCGCGCACGGTGCAGGTGCCGCTGCAGGAGGCGCTCAAGCAGCAACTGGTGGTCGACTACAAGCCCGGCGCCAGCGGCATGATCGCGGCCACCGAACTCACGCGCCAGCCCGCCGACGGCTATACGCTGCTGCTGGCCAACACCGGGCCCTTCGCCATCGCGCCCTACCTGCAGAGCAAGCCGCCGTACGACCCGATCAGACAGTTCACCTACATCGGGCAGATCAGCCAGGGCAGCTACATCGCGGTGACGCGGCCCGACCATCCGGCGAAGAACCTCAAGGAGTTCGTGGCGTGGGCCAAGGGGCAGCCGGGCAAGGTCAACTTTGCCTCGGGCGGCAACGGCACCTCGACGCACCTGAACGGCGAGCTGATGAACCAGGTGACGGGGCTCGACATGACGCACGTGCCCTACAAGGGCAGCGCGCCGGCCGTGCAGGACCTGATCGGCGGGCAGACGCAGATCCTCATCGACGCGGGCAGCGTGCTGCTGCCGCAGGTCAAGGGCGGCAAGCTCAAGGCGTTGGCCGTGACCGGCCCGGTGCGAGACCCGCAGCTGCCCGACGTGCCGACCGTGAAGGAACTGGGGCTGGCGGGCATGGAGTCGGTCGGCTTCCAGGGGCTGGTGGGGCCGGCGAACATGCCCAAGGACGTGGTCGATCGGCTCTCGGGCGAGCTGGCCAAGGCGCTGGCGCAGCCCGAGATCAAGGCCAAGTTCGCGACGGCGGGGGCCGAGGTGCATTCGCTGGGCCCGGTCGAGTTCGCGGCCTTCGTGAAGGCGGACAATGAGAAGTGGTCCAGGCTGATCAAGGAGCGCAAGCTGCAGCTGGACTGACGCAATCACGCAGACGACCCGATCCACAGACACCATGAATTTCCTCGCTTCCTCGAAGCCATCGCGCCGCACGGCGACCCGACTCCTCGCCGCCGCCGCGCTGTGCGCCGCTTCTGGCGCCTACGCGCAGGCCGTGCCCAAGACCGTGCGGCTCATCGTCGCCTACCCGGCGGGCGGCGTCAGCGACGTGGTCGCGCGGGCGCTGGGCGACCGGCTCGCGGCGCAGATGGGCATCACGGTGATCGTGGACAACCGTGCCGGCGCAAGCGGCGCCATCGGCATGGACGCGGTGGCCAAGGCCGCGCCCGACGGCGCGACGCTGGGCTTCTCGGCCATCAGTCCGCTGGTGCTGAGCCCGCACCTGGGCAAGCTGCCCTTCGATCCGCTCAAGGACGTGGCGCCCGTGGCCAGCGTGATGTATTCGCCGGTGCTGCTGATCGCCACGCCGGCGAGCAAGGCCAAGGACTTCAAGGCGCTCATCGACGACGCCAAGGCGCACCCGGGCGCGGTGCGCTGGGCCACTTCCGGCCCGGCGTCGCTGGGCCACATCGTGCTGGAGCAACTGCATGCGGCGGCGGGCGTGGACATCACGCACGTACCGTACAAGGGCGGCGGTCAGCAGCTCAACGATGCGATCGGCGGGCAGTTCGAGATTCTGTCGACCAACGCGAGCCCGACGCTGTCGTCGCACATCCAGTCGGGCAAGCTGCGCCCGCTGGCCGTGGGAGCGCCGGCCCGGCTCGACAGCCTGCCCCAGGTGCCCACGCTGGGCGAGTTGGGCTACAAGGCGGCCAACATCAACTCGCTGTTCGGCGTGTTCGCGCCGGCCGCCACGCCGGCTGCGCTGGTCGCGCGGTACAACGCCGAGATCAACAAGGCGCTGGCCAGCCCCGAGCTGCGCGCCAAGCTCACGGCCACCGACAACGTGCCGACCGGCGGCACGTCTGCAGCCTTTGCGAAGGAAATCGCCAGCGAGTTCGAAAGCAACGGCCGCATCATCAAGGCGGCGAACATCAAGGCCGACTGAGCCGCCTCGCACCACCTGACGCCTGGAAGACACCTGCGCTTGTGGTTCGATTCTCCCTACCTTATAGTAGGTAGATGACCAGCGCCACAGCAGCCGTTCCCGCCCTTGCCACCGGCAGCACCCGCGAGCAGATCCTCGCGGTGGCGCGCGGCTTCATCGAAACCCGTTCCTACCTGGGCTTCAGCTTCCAGGACGTGGCCGATGCGGTCGGCGTGCGCAAGGCCAGCCTCTATCACCACTTTCCCAGCAAGGAAGCACTGGGCATCGCGGTGATCCGCTCCGCCACCCAGGGCTTCAAGGACTGGGATGCCGCCCGCGAGCGTGAGCCCAAAGACGCGCTCGAATCGTATTTCCGCATGTACCGCAACACGCTGAATGCCGGCTCCGGCATCTGCCCGGCAGGCGCGCTTGCGCCGGGCTGGGACGTCATCAACGACGAACTGCGCGAGGCGGTGCGCGAACTGCGCAGCACCCAGGTGACGTGGCTCACGGGCGTGCTGGGTGCGCTGATGCCGGAACGCAAGAAGGGCGTTTCGGTCGCTTCGCTGGCGGCTTTCGTGTTTTCTTCCTGCCAGGGTGCGCTGCTGTCGGCGCGCATGACAGGGCGCGTGGACGAGTTCGACGAAGCCATCGCGCAACTCAGGAGTTCATTGCCCGGCTGAGCGCCGGGCCTGACGCAGGCGCGCCTCGGCGTGCCTATTTTTTGACCTCGTAGCCTACCGATTGGATGGTAGGTTTCATCTGTTGGAGCCATTCATGAAAGCCGTCATTTCCGCCTATGCCCGTTCTCCCTTTCACTTCGCGAAGAAAGGCGCGCTGGCCGAGGTGCGCCCCGACACGCTGGCCGCCGACGTGGTGAAGGGCCTGCTGCAGCGCACCGACCTCGATCCCGCGCTGCTCGAAGACATCATCCTGGGCTGCGCCTACCCGGAGGCCTCGCAGGGCAACAACCTCGCGCGCATCGTCGGTCTGCTGGCCGGCCTGCCGCACGAGGTGGGCGGCATGACGGTGAACCGCTTCTGCGGCTCGTCGATGCAGGCGGTGCACATTGCCGCCGCGCAGATCGAGGCGGGCATGGGCGACGCGTTCCTGTGCGTGGGCGTGGAATCGATGACGGCGGTCCCGCAGGGCGGCTTCAACTTCTCGCCCAGCCCGGAACTGCTGGCCGACACCGACGCCTACATCTCCATGGGCGAAACCGCCGAGAACGCGGCGCAGCGCTGGAACGTGAGCCGCGCCGACCAGGAGGCCTTCGCGGTGGAGTCGCACCGCAAGGCCGCCGCCGCACGCGCGGAGGGCCGGCTGGCGGGCGAGATCGTGCCGGTGCGGCTGGCCTCGGGCGACATCGTCGATGCCGACGGCTGCATCCGCCCCAGCACTTCCGCCGAGGCGCTGGCGAACCTCAAGCCCGCATTCCGCCCCGACGGCGTGGTGACGGCCGGCACCTCGTCTCCGCTGACCGACGGCGCGGCGGTGGTGCTCGTCACCAGCGATGCGTTTGCCGCCAGGCATGGCCTGCAGGCGCTGGCACGCATCCGCTCGTTCGCGACCGTGGGCGTCGATCCCGCCGTCATGGGCATCGGCCCGATCCCCGCGACGCGCAAGGCGCTGGCCCGCGCCGGCCTGAGCGCCGCCGACCTGGACGTGATCGAGATCAACGAAGCCTTCTCGTCGCAGGCGCTGGCCTGCATCCGCGACCTGGGCCTCGACCCCGCGAAGATCAACCTCGACGGTGGCGGCCTCTCCATCGGCCATCCGCTGGGCGCGACCGGCGCACGCATCACCGGCAAGGCCGCGTCGCTGCTGGTGCGCGAGAAGGGGCGCTATGCGCTGGCCACGCAATGCATCGGCGGCGGGCAGGGCATCGCGACGATCCTCGAGCGCGCTTGAACGGTCCGAGAATGCGGCCACGAACCCCAAGGAGAACCGATGACGGCAACCCCTGAAACCGGCGCCAGGCCCAAGCTGTACCTCGAAGACCTGTCCGTCGGCGACCGCTTCCGCAGCACCGAACACGCGCTGGACGTGGCGCAGATCCAGGCCTTCGCGCGGCAGTTCGACCCGCAGCCCTTCCACACCGACGAAGAGGCCGCGAAGAAGACTTTCTTCGGCGGGCTGGCCGCGAGCGGCTGGCACACCGCGGCGCTCACCATGAAGCTGCTGGTCGAAAGCGGCATCCCGCTGGCCGACGGCATCATCGGTTCAGGCGGCGAGCTGCAATGGCCCAAGCCCACGCGGCCCGGCGACGTGCTGCATGTGGTGAGCGAGGTGGTCGATATCGTGCCCTCGCGCTCCAAGCCCGGCCGCGCGATGGTCACCATGCGCTGCCAGACGCTCAACCAGCGCGGCGATGTGCTTCAGCACTTCACGCCCAGGCTGGTGGTGCACGCCAGGCCGGCGGCGGCCTGAGTCGGGGTTTCAAAACACCCGCAGGCCCAGTTCCTCGACCAGCGAGGCGACCTGCCGGTGCGAGATCGCCTCGGTCATTCGGGGCGGGAGTCGGCCAGGGCGCGCAGTTCTTCGGGGCTGAAGCCGGCCCGGCTGCGCGCCTCGAGATTGAAGGGCGGCTTGTGGCGCGGCGCGTCGTAGCGCGCGACCAAGGCCGGATAGGTGGCCTCGGGGTCGATGCCGGCGCGCTCGCACAGCCAGCGGTACCAGTGGTTGCCGATGGCCACATGGCCCACTTCGTCGCGCAGGATGATGTCCAGGATCTCGACCGCCCGCAGCGCATCGGGCGTGTTCACCCGCTTGAGCTTGGCCTGGATCAGCGGCGTGGCGTCCAGCCCGCGCGCCTCCAGCGTGCGCGGCACGAGCGCCATGCGGCCGAGCACATCGTCCTTGGTCTTCTCGCACATGTTCCAGAGGCCGTCATGGCCCGGAAAGTCGCCGTAGCGCCAGCCCATGTCCTGCAGGTGCGTGTGCAGCAGCGTGAAGTGCAGCGCTTCTTCGTCGGCCACGCGCAGCCAGTCGCGGTAGTAGGCCTCGGGCATGCCGTCGTAGCGCCACACGGCGTCGAGTGCGAGGTTGATGGCATTGAACTCGATGTGGCAGATCGAATGGATCAGCGCGGCCCGGCCATCGGGCGTGAACGGCGAGCGCTTCTGCACCGCGGTGGCGGCCACGCGCACGGGCTTTTCCGGGCGGCCGGGCACGCCGGTGTCGTCGCCGGGTGTGCGGATCGGGTCGGTTGCTATGGAATCGGTAGCGCCGTGCAGAGAAATGGCGCGCGTTGCAGCCACCTTCTGTTCGGGATCGGAGAGGCGCAGCGCGGCCAGCGCGCTCAATCGGGGGTGCATCCCTACAATTCTAGTTTTGCCCCCGGAGACAACCACGATGGCGATTTATGAATTGGACGGCGTTGCACCGACCCTCGGCGAAGGCGCATGGGTGGCCGACAGCGCGCAGGTGATGGGCAACGTCAAGCTGGCCGACAACGCGAGCGTGTGGTTCGGCGCGGTGCTGCGCGGCGACACCGAGACGCTGACCATCGGACGCAACAGCAACATCCAGGACCTGTCGGTGCTGCATGCCGACATCGGCTGCCCGCTGACCATCGGCGACAACGTCACCGTGGGCCACCAGGTGATGCTGCACGGCTGCACCGTCGGCGACAACTCGCTCATCGGCATCCAGGCCGTGGTCTTGAATAACGCGAAGATCGGCCGCAATTCGATCGTTGGCGCCGGCAGCGTCGTGACCGAGGGCAAGGAGTTTCCGGACAACTCGCTCATCATCGGCTCGCCGGCCAAGGTGGTGCGCACCCTCGATGACGCCGCGGCCGCCCGGCTGCGCCAGAGCGCCGAGCACTATGTAGAGAACGCCCATCGCTTCGCGAAGGGCCTCAAGAAGATCGCCTGACCGGTTCGGTTGCAGGCACACAGAGAGAAAGAAAACGTTTTGAGCGAGCTGCACAAATTCCTGTTCGATGGCCTGCCGGTGCGCGGCATGATCGTGCGCCTGACAGATGCGTGGCAGGAGATCCTTGCGCGGCGCGCCTCCAACACCGCCACCGGCGCCTACCCGCCGCCCGTGGCCGAACTGCTCGGCGAAATGACGGCCGCCGCCACGCTGATGCAGGCCAACATCAAGTTCAACGGCGCGCTGATCCTGCAGATCTTCGGCGACGGCCCGGTCAAGGTGGCCGTGGCCGAGGCCAGGCCCGACCTGAGCCTGCGCGCCACCGCCAAGGTGATCGGCGAGCTGCCGGCCGACGCGCGGCTGCCCGACATGGTCAACGTGAACAACAAGGGCCGCTGCGCCATCACGCTCGACCCCAAGGACAAGCTGCCGGGCACGACGCCCTACCAGGGCGTGGTACCGCTGTTCGACGACAACGGCGAAAAGCTCGGCAAGCTCAGCGACGTGCTGCAGCACTACATGCTGCAGAGCGAGCAGCTCGACACCACCCTGGTGCTCGCGGCCGACGACAAGGTGGCCGCGGGCCTCTTGATCCAGCGCCTGCCCGTGAAGGGCGAGGGCAACCTCGAAGGCACTTCCAGCAAGGACCACGACCAGGCCAACGAAGACCAGATCGGCCTGAACGAGGACTACAACCGCATCTCGATCCTCGCCTCCAGCCTGACGCGCGACGAATTGCTCACGCTCGACATCGAGACCATTCTTCGCCGCCTTTTCTGGGAAGAGAGGCTGCTGCGCTTCGAGCCGCAGGCCGGCCTGCTGGGCCCGCACTTCGCCTGCACCTGCGGGCGCGAGCGCGTGGCGCAGATGATCCGCGGCCTGGGCGTGGAGGAGGCCGAGAGCATCCTCGCCGAGCGCGGCGACATCGAGGTGGGCTGCGACTTCTGCGGCAAGCAGTACCGCTTCGACGCGGTCGACACCGCGCAGATCTTCAGGCCGCCGACGGACCAGATTCCGGGCAGCCCGGTCGTCCAGTAGGCAGCCTGTCGAAGCGCGCTCGCGGACTCAGCGCGCTTCGCTGCTGTCGAAGCCGCCGAACGAAATGTCCGGCGCGCTCGTGTTGTGCTTCGACGGCAGGCTTCGGCCGAAGCGCACCTGCGTGGCCTGCAGGCTCTTGACCTCTGGCAGCGGCAGCACCTGCTGCGCGGCTTGCGGCGCGGCCTGCCAGCGCACTTCGCTCACGTCGGCGTTGTCCGGCGTCACGTACATCGAGCGCAGCACCGCGAAGGGCTGCGCATTCACCGTCGGCTTCGACAGGGTGACGTCGAGCGCGGTGCGCGTGCGGCTGATTTCGTCGACACGCGCCACCGCGCTGCCGCCGTTCGCAAAGCGCACGTGGATCGCCAGCGGCTTCGGCACGATGCGGATCGACGCGATGCTCACCACCGGCCGCGCGGCCGCCTCCACCGGCCCGAGCAGGAACGAAGAGCCGTACACGCCGTCGCCGAAGCGCGGGTCCGGCAGCGGCTTGAGCCGCCAGTAGCCGTCCGACGGATAGAGCACGATGGCCTCGAGCGCCTTGCCGTTCTCCTTCCTGAACACCTGCAGCAGATGGAAGCCACGGTCGCTGCGCTTGCCCACGGTCACGGGCACGCTCTGCGGGCGCCAGAAGGTCGG includes the following:
- a CDS encoding DUF72 domain-containing protein, whose amino-acid sequence is MRSTTRAAEPVQPWRIGCAGWSLPRALWPVFPPEGSHLERYAQRFDAVEIDTSFYRPHRRETYERWAASTPEGFRFAVKLPKAVTHERRLVDAMPAFEEFAAQVGGLGNKLGALVVQLPPSLAFDAGVVRGFFSALRRRHPGAVVLEPRHRSWFTPQAEGLLSIFEVARVLADPVLFDEAAAPGGWPGLVYLRLHGSPRRYWSAYGDDLLARLAQRLQLAKEEGAQCWCVFDNTAGGEATGNALALQRLLENQRSTRGDGT
- a CDS encoding Bug family tripartite tricarboxylate transporter substrate binding protein; its protein translation is MKFTRLCAGLGLGFAMAAATGLAAAQGFPGAKPIRLIVGYPPGGGIDFAARTVQVPLQEALKQQLVVDYKPGASGMIAATELTRQPADGYTLLLANTGPFAIAPYLQSKPPYDPIRQFTYIGQISQGSYIAVTRPDHPAKNLKEFVAWAKGQPGKVNFASGGNGTSTHLNGELMNQVTGLDMTHVPYKGSAPAVQDLIGGQTQILIDAGSVLLPQVKGGKLKALAVTGPVRDPQLPDVPTVKELGLAGMESVGFQGLVGPANMPKDVVDRLSGELAKALAQPEIKAKFATAGAEVHSLGPVEFAAFVKADNEKWSRLIKERKLQLD
- a CDS encoding Bug family tripartite tricarboxylate transporter substrate binding protein, producing MNFLASSKPSRRTATRLLAAAALCAASGAYAQAVPKTVRLIVAYPAGGVSDVVARALGDRLAAQMGITVIVDNRAGASGAIGMDAVAKAAPDGATLGFSAISPLVLSPHLGKLPFDPLKDVAPVASVMYSPVLLIATPASKAKDFKALIDDAKAHPGAVRWATSGPASLGHIVLEQLHAAAGVDITHVPYKGGGQQLNDAIGGQFEILSTNASPTLSSHIQSGKLRPLAVGAPARLDSLPQVPTLGELGYKAANINSLFGVFAPAATPAALVARYNAEINKALASPELRAKLTATDNVPTGGTSAAFAKEIASEFESNGRIIKAANIKAD
- a CDS encoding TetR/AcrR family transcriptional regulator; protein product: MTSATAAVPALATGSTREQILAVARGFIETRSYLGFSFQDVADAVGVRKASLYHHFPSKEALGIAVIRSATQGFKDWDAAREREPKDALESYFRMYRNTLNAGSGICPAGALAPGWDVINDELREAVRELRSTQVTWLTGVLGALMPERKKGVSVASLAAFVFSSCQGALLSARMTGRVDEFDEAIAQLRSSLPG
- a CDS encoding thiolase family protein, with amino-acid sequence MKAVISAYARSPFHFAKKGALAEVRPDTLAADVVKGLLQRTDLDPALLEDIILGCAYPEASQGNNLARIVGLLAGLPHEVGGMTVNRFCGSSMQAVHIAAAQIEAGMGDAFLCVGVESMTAVPQGGFNFSPSPELLADTDAYISMGETAENAAQRWNVSRADQEAFAVESHRKAAAARAEGRLAGEIVPVRLASGDIVDADGCIRPSTSAEALANLKPAFRPDGVVTAGTSSPLTDGAAVVLVTSDAFAARHGLQALARIRSFATVGVDPAVMGIGPIPATRKALARAGLSAADLDVIEINEAFSSQALACIRDLGLDPAKINLDGGGLSIGHPLGATGARITGKAASLLVREKGRYALATQCIGGGQGIATILERA
- a CDS encoding MaoC family dehydratase; the protein is MTATPETGARPKLYLEDLSVGDRFRSTEHALDVAQIQAFARQFDPQPFHTDEEAAKKTFFGGLAASGWHTAALTMKLLVESGIPLADGIIGSGGELQWPKPTRPGDVLHVVSEVVDIVPSRSKPGRAMVTMRCQTLNQRGDVLQHFTPRLVVHARPAAA
- a CDS encoding ferritin-like domain-containing protein produces the protein MHPRLSALAALRLSDPEQKVAATRAISLHGATDSIATDPIRTPGDDTGVPGRPEKPVRVAATAVQKRSPFTPDGRAALIHSICHIEFNAINLALDAVWRYDGMPEAYYRDWLRVADEEALHFTLLHTHLQDMGWRYGDFPGHDGLWNMCEKTKDDVLGRMALVPRTLEARGLDATPLIQAKLKRVNTPDALRAVEILDIILRDEVGHVAIGNHWYRWLCERAGIDPEATYPALVARYDAPRHKPPFNLEARSRAGFSPEELRALADSRPE
- a CDS encoding gamma carbonic anhydrase family protein encodes the protein MAIYELDGVAPTLGEGAWVADSAQVMGNVKLADNASVWFGAVLRGDTETLTIGRNSNIQDLSVLHADIGCPLTIGDNVTVGHQVMLHGCTVGDNSLIGIQAVVLNNAKIGRNSIVGAGSVVTEGKEFPDNSLIIGSPAKVVRTLDDAAAARLRQSAEHYVENAHRFAKGLKKIA
- the hslO gene encoding Hsp33 family molecular chaperone HslO, with product MSELHKFLFDGLPVRGMIVRLTDAWQEILARRASNTATGAYPPPVAELLGEMTAAATLMQANIKFNGALILQIFGDGPVKVAVAEARPDLSLRATAKVIGELPADARLPDMVNVNNKGRCAITLDPKDKLPGTTPYQGVVPLFDDNGEKLGKLSDVLQHYMLQSEQLDTTLVLAADDKVAAGLLIQRLPVKGEGNLEGTSSKDHDQANEDQIGLNEDYNRISILASSLTRDELLTLDIETILRRLFWEERLLRFEPQAGLLGPHFACTCGRERVAQMIRGLGVEEAESILAERGDIEVGCDFCGKQYRFDAVDTAQIFRPPTDQIPGSPVVQ